In Theileria annulata chromosome 3, complete sequence, *** SEQUENCING IN PROGRESS ***, the sequence ACAGttagaataataatattgataaaatttaatattagattcTTTTAATAGAAATTGATATAAAGATTTATAAAGTTGATGTTTTAAAgagaatttaataaaatgttcATACATAGAattatgtttataaatGAGTAATGATAATTGTAAATCAATGTCTTGACAATAATTAGCAATTTCttcttttaaataatatttattattaattaaataatcttcTGGATTTTCACCAAgtgttatatatattttcatcaatGCTGTATGTAATATTGGttcatttatttctttacatttcatttctaaaaatggtttcaatattatcaattgaTGTCGTTcttctattaattttattatctcttttaataatgttatattggttatattgattaaaattttatttattaattcttctgataattctaataatattattattacttcagttaataattttggattcatttctaataatatttttatatcttttaatattaattcttcCTTTACGGTgcccgttacggtgcttgctccaactgTAGTAGTATCCTTAATACCAGGTACAACTGTACCTATAGTACTAGTAGTTAGGttattagtactattagtatcTGGttgagcaagcaccgtatcataataattaaataaaaataataataattcttgtatattatttaaacgataacaaataataataaaaggTTTAGTAGTAGAAAGTTgtgaatttttaattaattctttagcatcaaataaattaaaattattattatataataatatattttctaattctattatatcattatattCTATACATAATTTCATATAACGTATTATTATCTCATTTATATCTTCATCCAAttctataaaaattaattaattaaatgaagttaattgtagaatttattagaaaatattccgttacggagcttggtcaagcagaATAAGTAATTAACTAAGGAATTAATGGCCCCTCGGGGcaatataaataaaggTCTCCCAGAGGGACTAACTAAATAGAACcctgggaaagggagctaaataTACACTTTTACTAATAtaggaaagggagctaaataTACACTTTTACTAATAtaggaaagggagctaactATAGTAACTATAGGAcccctggaaagggagctaaataTAGTAACTAACTATACTaccggaaagggagctaaaaAAGTGTATACCTATGTAATCCTAgggtatataaataaagagctccgtaacggagcTTGCTCAAACAGTAACCCCTAGGctataactaactactatatataGCTAAAGTACCCCTTTCAGGGGTTAAGAAAACCCCTTCGGTGGTTAAGAAAACCCCTTTTAGGGGTTATATCTAAGTCGGTGTGtacaagcaccgtaacgtaccttgtttagataattttttaaaaaatttataaaataatttattagttaatatatttgttaattcttttaaatttattttattatataatattaaacaaatatttattattatattctcTAATCTATCAACTTTTTCTTCAACTTTTCTATTTTTCTCATCAAATTTCTCTTCAAATTCTCCTCCAAATTCTCCCTCAAATTCTCTACTTACATCCCCAACTCCTCCACTTATACCAATGTATTCATTATGTAATTgttgtaaaaaatataaagaatcttgtatattaaatgttaataaagtttgattaataatattttgtgataagaaataaatacctttaattaatatacgtttaatattagtaatatcattataatattttaaagaatattcatataattcattatctTCACATAATTTTgctatataatttttattaaattttgttaaaatatctaattttaatatttcttcACCAATTcttttatcattttctatatttaCTTGTAATAATCTTGTTTGTAATTTCTCATGTATTTCTAAATCttcttttaaataatccaataatatttcattcatttcttttaattttttcatttctattaatttttccattatttctattatattacataataGAACATTTTCGACCGTTACGGTgcccgttacggtgcttgctccaacgACACCCCCAAAAGAGGTTcctttaatattatcattagtattagtatctataatatcatcaatactactaatagtattattactaGTAGTATTACCAGTAGTAGTAGAGTTAGTATTAAGGTGGCCCCTTTCGGGGCCGGTGGTACTACTTCTCTTGGTACTATTGTTTGCCGTGATACTGACACCGTCACgtgaaatattaattggaattaacaaattattaataaatttaattaataaattattatcaagttgattaataataaaatcaaatttcaattgattaataataataattttctcatttaattcatttgtaAATATTGTTATACCATCCATACCAAccatattaattattttatatatataatttattattatatctatttgtttttcattagtagtagtagtgtgagtagtagtagtagtatgagtagtagtagtagtatgagtagtagtagtagaGGTGGTGGACGTTGGACCAGTGGTAGTAATACTGTTTGGTgtaccagtcaccgtaacggaagtaattggatataataaacaattaatagctttttgatataaatgtaatttattataaattttaaatgcTATAGTATAATCAATTTCATATATTAAATCACCTAATGTTTCTGATtcagttaatttattattttccaaccatttttttattaattctttacGATTCTGTAGTATTACTggttttattaattctatactTTCTATTTCATTCAATTTATCCActtctaataatatactaaaataataacttAACGCATTTcctataatattaattaataaataaaattattaaactataattaacttaaattaatggaaattatgaaaaaataattctaaaaaacactaattatttaaaaaagtCAAAAgttgatcgggttaggagaaataaattttcctctctaGATCAATTATTGCTGCTTCAATAACACATttggtaaaaaataattacaaaaaataaataagtaACTAAAAGGTTGCAAAAATGGTAGTTAGTGGGGTAGGCTACGTTAAGGagctccgttacggtgcttggtcaaacaGAACCCCTggatatatataactaactactatatataGCTAAGAGAACCCCTTTCAAGGGTAACTAAGTAGTGATATCGGAGCTgctggagcaagcaccgtaacgcaAACCTGTTTCAGtagatttatttttaaatctttgTATAATATCATATGTccttaatttattagatttaagTGTAGCAACAATTTGTGCAGCTTGTTTATATTgttcattattaaaatatttctcaaataattcaattaatatttcatcTGATCCTTTTATACCATAACATGTTGCTATATCATTACATACTTCTTTAAATCTCATTTCCATTGTACCAACTGACTGTCCTGACTGACCAGACTGTCCTGATAGTACTGAAAATTCTAATGATTGTGTAGATAAATGTGTTAgatatgataataaattattttcatcgataataatattaataacttCACCAATTCGATTAACTGTTAATGCACCAatacttttattattttctttctTATTACAACTTACAAATAATGAATACATACTTATTCTTActctataatattattaattgtgGGATTACAAGTTACAGtgttacggtgcttggtcaagcggtaccccgtaaggggtataGATAACTAACTAATCCCCTAAGGTACTCCTTTAAGGGGATATAACTATCTAAAATACCtcttaaatacctaatagccttaataggccttatatacctagtAGCCTAAGTATCTAGTACCTAGTTCCCTAGTAACTAATAGCCTTAAGTACCTAATACTCTTAAGTACCTAAATagcccttaactacctaactACATAACTACTTCATAACTACCTACTACTCTgtgagcaagcaccgtaataCCGTAACTAAGTACCTATCTCCCTAACTACCTAGCACCGTAACGATACGTGAAAAGATGTGTTAGAGtattagaaaaataaaaatgtgcAAAACCATTTTTTGttagaattaatataattccATTTGAATCAAAAACATGTATTGATATTGGAAAATCATTAGGAAATTCTTCATTTCTTTCcattatacaatttattttcaatatatcCGTACCACCAGTAGTAGTACCAGTAGTACCTACACTGGTACCTACACCACTACTAACTCCGTTACTAGTATTAGATTGTCCTAGGGAACCAATATCCATAAGATGTAATTTGATATTATGTGTATTTTTTTTATGTTCACAAAAGATTAATAGATTGGATTTCTTAAGTGTCTGATTATTCGTACGTAATTGTGTAAAAGTACCAGCATAACCTTCAAATAATTGTTGTTGACGTTTATCTACAGaatataattgtattaCACCATCAATACTGACACCTTGATCATTAGAATATATACCAAACACTAGACACcatttatttgtaatatcACTCGAGTAACCAACAATTTTCGTATtagaatctaataatttcCCTGTTAATTCAAACATATATTTTGGATTTGAACCTATCATCCAATGATATACTAATGTTTCtgttattattactaattcCATATTATTCAACCATTtccaatatattatacGTTGATCAAATTGATAATAACctaatttttctttattctCCAAATTAAATACCTAATACAGCGTTACGGTgttccgttacggtgcttggtcaagcagtAACTAATGAACTACTGaataactaactaatcCCCGTAGggatataaataactaaataccATAAGGACTAACTAGAACCCaggaaagggagctaattctgTGGGTATGAAGTGTAatagggaaagggagcttAAAAACTGTATAACTATAGGAATCTtaagggtataactaaataactaGGAACCCCCGTAGGAACTAAATAAGTAACTCCTGTGAGATATAACTACTCCCAGGGACTAgataactaattattagactaaaatttgtatagattaaatatacttgaatagaataattattatcaagTTTAGCTCTTAGAGCAATAATTGGTTTATTAGGATTCATAATAGCAGCTTCAGCTTTCATTGGTTTTCTAATAATggaattattattatacaaatcaATAATTGCAACTGTCAAATTATCACCATCTTGTTCTTTTATACTTATATAACGATCTTCAAGTGATAATacatcaaatttaaaattattatcaacaaaTCCCAAATTTCTCaactataataatttaataaattttaatataataataattttaaataattaattatattaaaacaatACATTGAGAATtgtattagtaataattggataattattcattataaaaattcttaaaataacatattctacaatttataaacaaattaataatatgaatttaaaaattggaaataaataaataaattgattaaattgGTGTATTAGAAGTATTGATGGggaaataatataaataaattaattttttaaaaataaattttaataaattttaatgtaattaattaattattagagGAATATTAAGAAGAATTAAGAAAATATGAAAGataatatgaaataatattagaagaatgaaatgtgtaaatgaaatatgaaaaaatatatattagaagAATTATTAACAGAATATGaacaaaataatgaaattaataataataatgaagatgaagCTTATCAACAATATTCATGGGAATTaggtaataaattaatatttattggataaattaatatttattggataaattaataatattttattagatGTTGATAAATCATGGGAACAATTAATAGAGAAAGATGgtatattacaatttataaaaccacaaactaaaatttatcaagaatttgatattgattataatactaatttaaaacaacataatgttgatattatttataaacgTGGAATTATTAGGTTCGTTACGGTGTTCTGGTACACCAACCCCCTGAAAGGGGTTTCCTTAGCTATATACCCTCCCAAGGGGTTCCTTATACCCTAATACCCTTAGTGTAGCTAATTATAGCCTTAGAACTCTTTATACCCTTAGGATtccttaattatatagCCCCGAAGGGGCCTTATACAGTTATAATCCTTTAAGGATCCTTCAGTTAATTACTATAGGATTCCTAATTCCTTAATTAGCCTTAGAGTATTCCTTAGATATACCCTTCCGTGGGTTATTTACTTGTGTGTGATgtaaatatgtataattCTATAGGAGtataatgatattatttgatatGAGTGAACAAATGCATGAAATGGATTTTAAACCTGATCGTCTTTATTGTGCTTTTAATTCTCTTAAAGTATATATTCTAActactacttaactactgtacTAGACTACTCTACACTAGTTGACTACTGCTTATACTACTAGACCACTGTAGACTACTGTACTAGACTACTTAGTGATTACTAGGGTAGAAAATTGTAATAGGAATTTATGAATGTATTATATGGAAGTGGACCTATAACACAAGTTGGTATAATAGTAATGAGGAATAAGATTTGTAATGTGATTACACAATTTGGTACTAATCCTGATGAACAAATGGAATTACTTTCTAATATACTTAAAGATGGTCCTGAAGGTTCTTCGTCATTACAAAACGGTCTTGAAgtttctaaattatataccaaCCACTAGCCCCAAAGGGgataattagttatttagtttagttataccccttTCCAGGGATTACCTTAGTTAACTGCCCCTTACAGGGTCctttagttagttatagtTATCtataccccttacgggggtaccgtttgaccaagcaccgtaattGATTATTAGATGTGTTTGAAGATAATGTGTGAATTACCATATTATATGACAagagaaatattaataatatttggtTCAAATAAAACACTTGATCCaggaaatattttaattacaCTTGATAAacttaaacaaaattttattactgttaattgtatttcattatcacctgaattatatattttaaaggtacgttacggtgcttgtaCACACCACCAACCCCGAAGGGGtccttagttatatagtcCCCCTTACGGAGTTCTTAGCTATATACCTCTAGTACTTCTATAgttatacagttatttatCTCCCTTTCCCTATTACACTTCatacccatagaattagctccctttcctGGGTTCTAGTTAGTCCTTAAAGGggtatttagttatatacctagtTATATACATCCTAAGGG encodes:
- a CDS encoding clathrin heavy chain, putative (note;~Tap-24g11.q1c.C.cand.45 - score = 35.92) is translated as MNNYPIITNTILNLRNLGFVDNNFKFDVLSLEDRYISIKEQDGDNLTVAIIDLYNNNSIIRKPMKAEAAIMNPNKPIIALRAKLDNNYSIQVYLIYTNFSYYQFDQRIIYWKWLNNMELVIITETLVYHWMIGSNPKYMFELTGKLLDSNTKIVGYSSDITNKWCLVFGIYSNDQGVSIDGVIQLYSVDKRQQQLFEGYAGTFTQLRTNNQTLKKSNLLIFCEHKKNTHNIKLHLMDIGSLGQSNTSNGVSSGVGTSVGTTGTTTGGTDILKINCIMERNEEFPNDFPISIHVFDSNGIILILTKNGFAHFYFSNTLTHLFTVRISMYSLFVSCNKKENNKSIGALTVNRIGEVINIIIDENNLLSYLTHLSTQSLEFSVLSGQSGQSGQSVGTMEMRFKEVCNDIATCYGIKGSDEILIELFEKYFNNEQYKQAAQIVATLKSNKLRTYDIIQRFKNKSTETGNALSYYFSILLEVDKLNEIESIELIKPVILQNRKELIKKWLENNKLTESETLGDLIYEIDYTIAFKIYNKLHLYQKAINCLLYPITSVTVTGTPNSITTTGPTSTTSTTTTHTTTTTHTTTTTHTTTTNEKQIDIIINYIYKIINMVGMDGITIFTNELNEKIIIINQLKFDFIINQLDNNLLIKFINNLLIPINISRDGVSITANNSTKRSSTTGPERGHLNTNSTTTGNTTSNNTISSIDDIIDTNTNDNIKGTSFGGVVGASTVTGTVTVENVLLCNIIEIMEKLIEMKKLKEMNEILLDYLKEDLEIHEKLQTRLLQVNIENDKRIGEEILKLDILTKFNKNYIAKLCEDNELYEYSLKYYNDITNIKRILIKGIYFLSQNIINQTLLTFNIQDSLYFLQQLHNEYIGISGGVGDVSREFEGEFGGEFEEKFDEKNRKVEEKVDRLENIIINICLILYNKINLKELTNILTNKLFYKFFKKLSKQELDEDINEIIIRYMKLCIEYNDIIELENILLYNNNFNLFDAKELIKNSQLSTTKPFIIICYRLNNIQELLLFLFNYYDTVLAQPDTNSTNNLTTSTIGTVVPGIKDTTTVGASTVTGTVKEELILKDIKILLEMNPKLLTEVIIILLELSEELINKILINITNITLLKEIIKLIEERHQLIILKPFLEMKCKEINEPILHTALMKIYITLGENPEDYLINNKYYLKEEIANYCQDIDLQLSLLIYKHNSMYEHFIKFSLKHQLYKSLYQFLLKESNIKFYQYYYSNCNDMKEIIKLCIENCNSIEISVLIKFLLSENLNEDLIILLEGLLLNQTEFTNNSNLQNLLLATTIKTYSNQLDDLNQLDYYSRSDSNKLDSNKLDDSIRLDSTKLDDSTKFSDSTKLNDPNQLDGPGKLEYYLNKLNNYDVNSLAKLANDLKLHYSAFLIYNKSNKYNEAFNQLILLHSKSTEGTKVEVKGARSEEVKEVTKSESTKDSEDTVGPSTVTEKILKLMYKYSEEINNEMIWFKLGKIYLENNKLKESINCYLKSKNFTHHHEIKLKLMNNQMNNQINNQNNNENDELLLFWLLETNKIKPTSELIIDLLIHLAKLRFLQHFNFLINSSVTVTGTTGTGTEVTGTVVPGSSTTIGASTVTEGKGANSTAMECPTPTPTTKNTIGIIGTDPVTDLSNISIDNMKIDLNIVGNELIKLGLYMEAIQVFIKMNNYNKLAICYIEINKYNEACEAALMSKNPKILKQTFDYLIQHFGNVDNKLLNRVGIELLNYPEFLVSVVASYESMGLFDDLIELLRNTTKTVATSTELAICIAKYHPEELMEHLRNVAFESNSLNISKTARECSNLWLWREAVFLYTIDDSDKAILSMILHPECFEEQLFFRTLANVSNTEVIYKALYFYIQQYPTAVNKLLSCVKFKLDTGRVIKILRNNNCLQLAKEYFQQSDRNSQQINDTLYEIYVEEHDFESLEQDVSKYINYDYMKLCTLLEEHPLARMREIGAKILSRHNHYSRASIIYMKNNNYIKAIDCARLSKSTQLVHETINNLILKEELNYLLVALVINFHLLDLPMVLESVWLNNVNLDVIMPLIIHLQRFINYKKPNSH
- a CDS encoding uncharacterized protein (note;~Tap-24g11.q1c.cand.196 - score = 7.75); the encoded protein is MKKYILEELLTEYEQNNEINNNNEDEAYQQYSWELDVDKSWEQLIEKDGILQFIKPQTKIYQEFDIDYNTNLKQHNVDIIYKRGIIRFVTVFWSIMILFDMSEQMHEMDFKPDRLYCAFNSLKEFMNVLYGSGPITQVGIIVMRNKICNVITQFGTNPDEQMELLSNILKDGPEGSSSLQNGLEMCLKIMCELPYYMTREILIIFGSNKTLDPGNILITLDKLKQNFITVNCISLSPELYILKGCGIFMVSPPDISRAFHHLIPPKSFHKIERNINCSGCNLNIEIGYECQNCQGIFCEYCDKYIHQDLHQCPICLFQH